The following are encoded in a window of Ruminiclostridium herbifermentans genomic DNA:
- a CDS encoding argininosuccinate synthase: MSKEKVLLAYSGGLDTSIIIPWLKENYDYEVIAMAGDVGQGAELEPLNEKAIKTGASKIYIEDLREEFITDFIYPTLKAGAIYEGKYLLGTSFARPIIAKRMVEIALNEGCTAICHGCTGKGNDQVRFELTVKALAPHLKIIAPWRIWDIKSREEEIDYAKARNIPVPVTKEDNYSMDKNLWHLSHEGMDLEDPWNEPQYDKILQLMVSPEKAPDVPTYVEIYFEKGIPKKVNGVEYSPIELMNVLNKVAGENGVGIADIVENRLVGMKSRGVYETPGGTVLYAAHRELELLCLDRDTIHYKDLVAQRFAELVYFGQWFTPLRESLSAFVDKTQETVTGTVRMKLYKGNCMPAGAKSEYSLYSEEIATFDKDEVYNQKDSEGFINLFGLPIKVRAQMLQGKDIK, encoded by the coding sequence ATGAGCAAAGAAAAGGTTTTATTAGCTTATTCAGGTGGACTTGACACCTCAATTATTATTCCATGGTTAAAAGAAAACTATGATTATGAAGTAATCGCTATGGCTGGTGACGTTGGACAAGGCGCTGAATTAGAGCCATTAAACGAGAAAGCAATAAAAACAGGTGCTTCCAAGATTTATATAGAGGATTTAAGAGAAGAGTTTATAACTGACTTTATATATCCTACATTAAAAGCTGGTGCAATATATGAAGGAAAATATCTATTAGGTACTTCCTTTGCTAGACCTATCATTGCAAAGAGAATGGTTGAGATTGCATTGAACGAAGGTTGTACTGCAATTTGCCATGGCTGTACTGGTAAAGGTAATGACCAAGTTAGATTTGAGTTAACTGTTAAAGCTTTAGCTCCTCATCTTAAAATAATAGCACCTTGGAGAATTTGGGACATTAAGTCAAGAGAAGAAGAAATAGATTATGCTAAGGCAAGAAATATTCCTGTTCCAGTTACTAAAGAAGATAACTATAGTATGGACAAGAATCTATGGCACTTAAGCCATGAGGGTATGGATTTAGAAGATCCTTGGAATGAACCACAATATGATAAAATATTACAGCTAATGGTTTCACCTGAAAAAGCTCCTGATGTACCAACATATGTTGAGATCTATTTCGAAAAAGGTATTCCTAAGAAAGTAAACGGTGTAGAGTACAGTCCAATTGAATTAATGAATGTACTAAACAAGGTTGCAGGAGAAAACGGAGTTGGTATAGCTGATATAGTTGAAAACAGACTTGTTGGTATGAAATCAAGAGGTGTTTATGAGACTCCAGGCGGAACAGTTCTTTATGCTGCACACAGAGAATTAGAATTGCTTTGCTTAGACAGAGACACTATTCACTACAAGGATTTGGTAGCTCAGAGATTTGCTGAATTAGTATACTTCGGACAGTGGTTTACTCCTCTTCGTGAATCATTATCAGCATTTGTTGATAAAACACAGGAGACAGTGACAGGTACAGTTAGAATGAAACTCTACAAAGGTAACTGTATGCCTGCAGGTGCTAAGTCTGAATACTCCTTGTACAGTGAAGAAATTGCTACCTTTGATAAGGATGAAGTTTACAACCAAAAGGATTCTGAAGGCTTTATTAATCTCTTTGGTCTTCCGATAAAAGTTAGAGCTCAAATGCTACAAGGTAAGGATATAA
- the ruvC gene encoding crossover junction endodeoxyribonuclease RuvC: protein MIIMGIDPGFAITGYGVVKYEGNKFSVLDYGAITTEASMKLSQRLLVLYNQLEELIEKFKPEAIAIEELFFNKNIKTALNVGHGRGVAVLAAAKAGVDIYEYTPLQVKQSVVGYGRAEKVQIQQMVKAILNLNAIPKPDDVADALAIAICHGNSHRMGTILGYNKF, encoded by the coding sequence ATGATAATAATGGGGATAGACCCTGGATTTGCAATTACAGGCTATGGTGTTGTAAAATATGAAGGGAACAAATTTTCGGTTTTGGATTATGGAGCAATTACAACAGAGGCATCCATGAAGCTTTCACAAAGGCTTTTAGTGCTATATAATCAGTTGGAGGAATTGATTGAGAAATTTAAACCAGAGGCCATTGCCATAGAAGAATTGTTTTTTAATAAGAATATAAAAACTGCCCTTAATGTTGGACATGGCAGAGGAGTGGCGGTACTTGCTGCTGCAAAAGCAGGTGTTGATATATATGAATATACTCCTTTGCAGGTAAAGCAGTCGGTTGTAGGGTATGGCAGAGCTGAAAAAGTACAGATACAGCAAATGGTAAAAGCTATATTGAACTTAAATGCTATTCCCAAACCGGATGATGTTGCTGATGCTTTGGCAATTGCAATATGCCATGGAAATTCCCATAGGATGGGAACTATTTTAGGATATAATAAATTTTAG